From Gimesia panareensis, the proteins below share one genomic window:
- the rplO gene encoding 50S ribosomal protein L15, protein MIIDDVNRGIKKNKKRKRVGRGPGSGHGKTSSRGHNGYGSRAGASRRTSFEGGQTPLALRVAKRGFNNKQFAKKVAVVNVAALEQAFDNGAEITPEILAAKGLAKGRFDQVKILGNGDLSKKLSVTAHLFSQSAESKIQAAGGSVSRILS, encoded by the coding sequence ATGATTATTGATGATGTCAATCGCGGAATAAAAAAGAATAAAAAACGCAAGCGTGTAGGCCGTGGTCCAGGTTCTGGTCATGGTAAAACTTCGTCTCGCGGTCACAATGGTTACGGCAGCCGTGCCGGTGCTTCCCGTCGGACCAGTTTCGAAGGGGGACAGACTCCTCTGGCGCTGCGGGTTGCTAAACGCGGATTCAACAACAAACAGTTTGCCAAGAAGGTTGCCGTGGTCAACGTGGCAGCTTTGGAACAGGCATTCGACAACGGTGCCGAGATCACTCCCGAAATTCTCGCAGCGAAGGGACTGGCCAAAGGTCGCTTCGATCAGGTTAAAATCCTGGGGAATGGCGATCTCAGCAAAAAACTGAGTGTGACTGCGCATCTGTTTTCCCAGTCAGCTGAATCCAAGATTCAGGCTGCCGGGGGTTCAGTCAGTCGGATTTTGTCATAA
- the rpmJ gene encoding 50S ribosomal protein L36, translated as MKVRASVKRICENCKVIRRKGRVYVICSSNPRHKQRQG; from the coding sequence ATGAAAGTCCGAGCCAGTGTTAAGCGGATTTGTGAGAACTGTAAAGTCATCCGGCGGAAGGGGCGCGTGTATGTGATCTGCTCTTCCAACCCGCGTCATAAACAGCGTCAGGGTTAG
- the secY gene encoding preprotein translocase subunit SecY, giving the protein MLGKLTVLFKIPELRKKILLTLLLLAIYRMGFWIALPFIDQAQLAETLKDLQSQQGGIGQVMQVISLFSASNIGQSTIFGLGIMPYISASIIFQLMGTVYPPLERLQKEGEAGRKKINEYTRYATVVICLAQSYFWIHTLAGGLGSGKSLILHGYGGLYFQLVATITMTTGTIFLMWIGEQIDAYGIGNGISLLIMAGILARMPTAGWSSLIEPALQKGVALGTDTGIDRLLILALVFVFVVVWVIAITQGQRRIPIQSAKHVRGRRVSGGQRQSLPLRVNQAGVMPIIFASSLLMFPYFVFHWMSQMWTSSTFLSMLDGAFQPMSRGFIYTISYVVLIYFFCYFWTAITFNPKDMAENLKDYGSFIPGYRPGARTAAYLESVMVRITYVGAAFLSLVAIIPTLVSTWLGVNFMVASFYGGTGLLIVVSVILDLVNKIDSHLVMRNYSGLLESDL; this is encoded by the coding sequence ATGCTCGGTAAACTAACTGTTCTCTTCAAAATTCCCGAGCTCCGTAAAAAAATCCTGCTGACACTGCTGTTGCTGGCAATTTATCGGATGGGATTCTGGATTGCTCTGCCGTTCATCGATCAGGCACAGCTTGCGGAAACCCTGAAGGATCTACAGAGTCAGCAGGGCGGCATCGGCCAGGTGATGCAGGTCATTTCCCTGTTCTCGGCATCGAATATCGGTCAAAGTACCATCTTTGGCCTGGGCATTATGCCTTATATCTCTGCTTCCATTATCTTCCAGCTGATGGGGACCGTTTATCCTCCCCTGGAACGACTTCAGAAAGAAGGCGAAGCCGGCCGGAAGAAGATTAATGAATATACACGTTACGCCACCGTCGTCATCTGTCTGGCCCAGAGTTATTTCTGGATCCATACCCTGGCGGGTGGCTTAGGATCGGGTAAAAGCCTGATCCTGCATGGGTATGGTGGACTTTATTTCCAACTGGTGGCGACGATCACCATGACCACAGGAACGATCTTCCTGATGTGGATTGGTGAACAGATTGACGCTTACGGTATTGGGAATGGAATCAGTCTGCTGATTATGGCTGGGATTCTGGCCCGTATGCCCACCGCAGGCTGGTCAAGTCTGATTGAACCGGCTTTGCAGAAGGGGGTTGCTCTCGGGACCGATACCGGGATCGACCGGTTACTGATTCTGGCCTTAGTGTTTGTGTTTGTGGTGGTCTGGGTGATTGCCATTACACAGGGACAGCGGCGCATTCCGATTCAAAGTGCGAAACACGTACGGGGACGCCGGGTTTCAGGCGGTCAGCGTCAGTCGTTGCCGCTCCGCGTCAATCAGGCTGGAGTGATGCCGATCATCTTTGCCTCCAGTCTGCTCATGTTCCCTTACTTTGTATTTCACTGGATGAGCCAGATGTGGACCAGTTCCACATTCCTGTCGATGCTGGACGGGGCCTTCCAGCCGATGAGTCGTGGATTTATTTACACAATCTCTTATGTGGTACTGATTTACTTCTTCTGTTACTTCTGGACGGCAATTACCTTCAACCCCAAGGATATGGCAGAAAACCTGAAAGATTACGGCTCGTTCATTCCGGGATATCGTCCTGGAGCCCGGACAGCCGCCTATCTGGAATCGGTCATGGTCCGTATCACATATGTCGGGGCGGCGTTCCTGTCACTGGTTGCGATTATTCCTACGCTGGTTTCGACCTGGCTGGGTGTCAACTTCATGGTGGCAAGTTTTTACGGTGGAACCGGATTATTGATTGTGGTTTCGGTGATCCTGGATCTGGTCAACAAGATTGACAGCCATCTGGTGATGCGGAACTACTCTGGATTACTTGAGAGCGATCTGTAG
- the rpsK gene encoding 30S ribosomal protein S11 — translation MAKVKRKKVKRHITKAIAYIKATFNNTTVTITDLNGDVLCWATAGTSGFKGSRKSTPFAAQRAAEICAEKASKFGVKEMEIRVKGPGSGRESAITGLQTAGISIKAIEDITPLPHNGCRPPKKRRV, via the coding sequence GTGGCTAAAGTCAAACGAAAAAAAGTGAAACGTCACATCACCAAAGCGATTGCTTACATCAAAGCAACGTTTAACAACACCACGGTTACGATCACCGATCTGAACGGCGATGTTCTCTGCTGGGCAACTGCAGGGACTTCCGGTTTCAAAGGCAGTCGTAAGAGCACTCCCTTTGCTGCCCAGCGAGCAGCAGAAATCTGTGCGGAGAAGGCTTCCAAGTTTGGTGTGAAAGAAATGGAAATCCGCGTCAAAGGACCTGGTTCCGGACGGGAAAGTGCCATCACCGGTCTGCAGACAGCAGGGATTTCAATCAAGGCGATTGAAGACATTACCCCGCTGCCACACAACGGTTGCCGTCCCCCGAAAAAACGTCGCGTCTGA
- the rpsE gene encoding 30S ribosomal protein S5: MSKEATKQTPETVIQIRRCACVVKGGRRFSFTALVVVGDKEGRVGWGYGKAVEVPLAVDKAVKQANRNMIKVPLVEHTVPHEVVGRFGSSRVLLLPARPGTGIIAGTGVRSVVEAVGITDIYTKSRGSNNPINVVKATIDGLSKLRTREDVARLRGVEV; this comes from the coding sequence GTGTCAAAAGAAGCGACAAAACAAACGCCAGAAACAGTCATCCAGATCCGCCGTTGTGCCTGTGTGGTCAAAGGGGGGCGTCGGTTCAGCTTTACCGCTCTGGTTGTTGTAGGCGATAAAGAAGGCCGGGTAGGCTGGGGTTATGGCAAAGCTGTCGAAGTGCCTCTGGCTGTCGATAAAGCGGTCAAGCAGGCCAATCGCAACATGATCAAAGTTCCGCTGGTGGAGCACACCGTGCCTCACGAAGTGGTTGGTCGCTTCGGTTCTTCCCGCGTTCTGCTGTTACCCGCCCGTCCTGGTACCGGTATTATTGCCGGCACCGGAGTTCGATCAGTCGTGGAAGCCGTTGGAATTACTGACATTTACACCAAGAGTCGCGGTTCCAACAATCCAATCAATGTAGTTAAGGCCACTATTGATGGGCTCTCAAAACTGCGAACCCGTGAAGATGTAGCACGCTTGAGAGGAGTAGAAGTCTAA
- the rpsM gene encoding 30S ribosomal protein S13, giving the protein MPRILGVDIPNDKPVYVSLTYLYGIGKVTALDICHKLNINPQLKAKDLTDDELSRIVNLLDTEYSVEGQLRRTTQQDIARLRDIQSYRGIRHRRGLPVRGQNTQTNARTRKGGKKTVAGKKGVKDARH; this is encoded by the coding sequence ATGCCTCGTATTCTCGGTGTTGATATTCCGAACGACAAACCTGTTTACGTTTCCCTGACCTACCTGTATGGCATTGGAAAGGTAACGGCACTTGATATCTGCCACAAGCTGAATATCAATCCCCAGTTGAAAGCCAAGGATCTGACCGATGACGAACTGAGTCGGATCGTGAACCTGTTGGATACGGAATACTCTGTCGAAGGTCAGTTGCGTCGAACCACGCAGCAGGACATCGCCCGGCTGCGGGACATTCAGTCATACCGTGGTATCCGTCATCGTCGCGGACTGCCCGTACGCGGACAGAATACACAGACCAACGCCCGGACCCGCAAAGGTGGTAAGAAGACCGTTGCTGGTAAGAAGGGTGTTAAGGATGCCCGCCACTAA